Proteins co-encoded in one Parascardovia denticolens DSM 10105 = JCM 12538 genomic window:
- the ftsH gene encoding ATP-dependent zinc metalloprotease FtsH yields MAYGQDPKGNPFQNPRNPGNRGNDQGNKNDQGNPQGSGPWWTNSVVWIVLLVVLVIASFYFMNRSNNSAGTITTEQGLSILQGKSARKVGTTIDGKKTIVKTPYKIRYVKVTNSTSPSVEIWLDRDFIAQEYNPKSDRITVNRNYGKDVKFYYVAGQVEQVLQAVQKSQSVNGFDSTTVTDNNLVALLVSSLLPLVLFFLAMWWLFRRMGDGAGEMLGLGSPKNKKLLQGEVPKTKFADVAGEEAAVQEVEEIRDFLKDPQKYRKLGARIPRGVLLYGQPGTGKTLLARAIAGEAGVPFYAMAGSDFVEMFVGLGASRVRDLFDEAKKTAPAIIFIDEIDAVGRRRGSSASGGVDEREQTLNQLLVEMDGFSNDTDLIVIAATNRPDVLDPALMRPGRFDRQVAVEAPDLAGREAILKVHAKGKPFVPDVDLHTVAVRTPGFTGADLANVLNEAALLTARSNADLIDNRAIDEAIDRVMSGPRRRSNGMALKELRNTAYHEGGHAMVAAALHYTDPVTKVTILPRGRALGYTAVMPTEDRYSQTRNELLDQMTYAMGGRAAEEVVFHDPSTGASNDIEKATQIARAMVIEYGFSSRLGSVKWEDSQQEGGLDDLKGRRISEATARVIDEEVRTLLETAHTEAWKIISDNRDVLDELVRQLLVKETLNRKELDEIFSHLKKAPERQLWLSDQNRPDSDLPPVPIPENLRSSVAVDATSAKTASAPQPAPGPQGTSNPQGTPDSLVAPNPQGTPGQPTIPAQPMIPNPPTDQPANPPMNPVTGSPTDPNSTSTPQDDDDERND; encoded by the coding sequence ATGGCCTATGGTCAAGACCCGAAGGGGAACCCCTTCCAGAATCCTCGAAACCCCGGCAACCGCGGGAATGACCAGGGGAACAAGAACGACCAGGGCAACCCCCAGGGGTCCGGCCCTTGGTGGACCAACAGCGTGGTCTGGATCGTCCTGCTGGTCGTCCTGGTCATCGCCAGCTTCTATTTCATGAACAGAAGCAACAACAGCGCGGGCACCATCACCACCGAACAGGGCCTGAGCATCCTGCAAGGCAAGAGCGCCCGCAAGGTCGGCACCACCATAGACGGCAAGAAGACCATCGTCAAGACCCCTTACAAAATCCGTTACGTCAAGGTGACCAACAGCACGTCACCCTCGGTGGAGATCTGGCTGGACCGCGATTTTATCGCCCAGGAGTACAACCCCAAGTCCGACAGGATCACCGTCAACAGGAATTATGGGAAGGACGTCAAGTTCTACTACGTCGCCGGACAAGTGGAGCAGGTCCTCCAGGCCGTGCAGAAGTCCCAGTCGGTCAACGGCTTCGATTCCACCACCGTCACCGATAACAACCTGGTGGCCCTCCTGGTCTCCTCCCTCCTGCCTCTGGTGCTCTTCTTCCTGGCCATGTGGTGGCTCTTCCGCCGGATGGGGGACGGGGCCGGCGAGATGCTGGGCCTGGGCAGCCCCAAGAACAAGAAGCTCCTCCAAGGCGAAGTGCCGAAGACCAAGTTCGCCGACGTGGCAGGGGAAGAGGCGGCCGTCCAAGAGGTGGAGGAGATCCGGGACTTCCTCAAAGACCCGCAGAAGTACCGGAAGCTCGGCGCCCGCATTCCTCGCGGCGTCCTTCTATACGGCCAGCCCGGTACCGGTAAGACCCTCCTGGCCAGGGCCATCGCCGGCGAGGCCGGCGTCCCCTTCTACGCCATGGCCGGCTCCGACTTCGTGGAGATGTTCGTCGGCTTGGGCGCTTCCCGTGTGCGTGACCTTTTCGACGAGGCCAAGAAGACCGCGCCCGCCATCATCTTCATCGACGAGATCGACGCCGTCGGCCGTCGTCGTGGCTCTTCCGCTTCTGGGGGCGTGGACGAACGCGAACAGACTTTGAACCAGCTCCTGGTGGAGATGGATGGTTTCAGCAATGACACCGACCTGATCGTCATCGCCGCCACCAACCGGCCTGACGTCTTGGACCCGGCCCTGATGCGCCCGGGCCGGTTCGACCGCCAGGTGGCCGTGGAAGCCCCGGACCTGGCTGGCCGCGAGGCGATTTTGAAAGTCCACGCCAAAGGCAAGCCTTTCGTGCCTGATGTGGACCTGCATACCGTGGCCGTCCGAACCCCCGGTTTCACTGGGGCCGACCTGGCCAACGTCTTGAACGAGGCCGCCTTGCTGACCGCCCGGTCCAACGCGGACCTGATCGACAACCGGGCCATCGACGAGGCCATCGACCGCGTGATGTCCGGCCCCCGTCGCCGGTCCAACGGCATGGCCCTGAAGGAGCTGCGCAACACCGCCTACCATGAAGGAGGCCATGCCATGGTCGCGGCGGCCTTGCATTACACGGACCCGGTCACCAAGGTGACCATCCTGCCCCGTGGACGCGCTTTGGGCTACACGGCCGTCATGCCTACCGAAGACCGCTATTCCCAGACCCGTAACGAGCTTTTGGACCAGATGACTTACGCCATGGGTGGCCGGGCCGCGGAAGAGGTGGTCTTCCATGATCCTTCCACCGGCGCTTCCAACGACATCGAGAAGGCCACGCAGATCGCCCGGGCCATGGTCATCGAATACGGCTTCTCCTCCCGCCTGGGTTCGGTCAAGTGGGAAGATTCCCAGCAGGAAGGCGGTTTGGACGATTTGAAAGGCCGCCGGATTTCCGAGGCGACCGCCCGGGTGATCGACGAGGAAGTGCGGACCCTTCTGGAGACCGCTCACACCGAGGCCTGGAAGATCATCTCCGATAATCGGGACGTCCTGGATGAGCTGGTCCGCCAGCTTCTGGTCAAGGAGACCCTCAACCGGAAAGAGCTGGATGAGATCTTCTCCCATCTGAAGAAGGCTCCGGAACGCCAGCTGTGGCTGTCCGACCAAAACAGGCCGGATTCGGATCTGCCTCCGGTGCCGATTCCCGAGAATCTGCGCTCGTCCGTGGCCGTGGACGCCACGTCCGCGAAGACGGCGTCCGCTCCCCAGCCTGCTCCCGGCCCACAAGGGACCTCGAATCCGCAAGGGACTCCGGATTCGCTGGTGGCTCCGAATCCGCAAGGGACACCAGGTCAGCCGACGATTCCGGCTCAGCCGATGATCCCCAATCCGCCAACGGATCAGCCGGCAAATCCACCGATGAATCCGGTGACAGGCTCGCCAACGGATCCGAATTCGACTTCGACTCCACAGGATGATGACGATGAGCGAAACGACTGA